One part of the Chryseobacterium sp. 7 genome encodes these proteins:
- a CDS encoding glycosyltransferase family 32 protein, translating to MAVPKQIFQTFITKKLPLITRYHIWNMKRKNPEYKYYFYDDNDIEKFLTEEFPPQYIETYRKLRIGAAKADFFRYAVLYKKGGIYLDIDSSIIKPFRKLIKDNDEAVISVERHENLYVQWALIFNKNHPFLKKTLELMMDNINTHRYPHDIHATTGPTVFSNGIRQTLEENPATSFTLFNGIEFRGYLKFKYKLGKFFLYKTRSQHWKQMQKHQEIIF from the coding sequence ATGGCAGTACCTAAACAGATATTTCAGACTTTTATAACGAAGAAACTTCCTCTGATTACGCGTTATCATATCTGGAATATGAAAAGAAAAAATCCGGAATACAAGTATTACTTTTATGACGATAACGACATAGAAAAATTTCTCACAGAAGAATTTCCACCCCAATATATTGAAACTTATCGTAAACTGAGGATTGGTGCTGCAAAAGCTGACTTTTTCAGGTATGCTGTTTTGTACAAGAAAGGAGGTATATATCTGGATATCGACAGCAGTATTATCAAACCATTCAGAAAATTGATTAAGGATAACGATGAAGCCGTGATCAGCGTAGAAAGACACGAAAATCTGTATGTTCAATGGGCACTTATTTTCAATAAAAATCATCCTTTTCTAAAGAAAACATTAGAATTGATGATGGATAATATAAACACTCACCGCTATCCACATGATATACATGCTACCACAGGTCCTACTGTATTTAGTAATGGTATCAGACAGACATTAGAAGAAAATCCGGCAACTTCTTTTACGTTATTTAACGGTATTGAGTTCCGCGGATACTTAAAGTTCAAATATAAACTGGGCAAGTTTTTTTTATACAAAACAAGGTCTCAACATTGGAAACAGATGCAAAAGCATCAGGAGATTATTTTTTAA
- a CDS encoding DMT family transporter, whose translation MGRSYIFLALAIIFEIIATTFLKKSEEFSKLWPSVVTVIGYACAFYFLSLTLRQIPVGITYAIWSGVGIVFITAIGVIAFKQVPDLPAIIGIALIIIGVIIINVFSKMGTH comes from the coding sequence ATGGGACGCAGTTATATTTTTCTCGCTTTGGCTATTATATTTGAGATCATCGCTACCACTTTTCTGAAGAAATCTGAAGAGTTCTCTAAGCTATGGCCGTCTGTAGTAACCGTTATAGGATATGCCTGTGCCTTTTATTTTCTGAGTCTTACCCTTCGCCAGATTCCCGTAGGAATTACCTATGCCATCTGGTCCGGAGTAGGGATTGTCTTTATAACAGCAATTGGTGTTATAGCATTCAAGCAGGTTCCGGACCTGCCCGCTATTATTGGTATTGCTTTAATTATTATTGGGGTAATTATTATCAATGTATTTTCAAAAATGGGTACCCATTAA
- a CDS encoding AAA family ATPase produces MNLYNLIIQDKEQVTLNEVFLDTNNRDQLVQLIKEHTYIKELQEYGLPVNNKILLQGSSGCGKTMTAKAIANALGKNIIILNLSNIVSSRIGETSQNIKMIFDKAGRERSVLFLDELDQIGKARGSDDKDVGEMRRLVNTLIQLIDYYPENSLLLCATNHPEIIDTALLRRFQLKINYEMPSDEILDTYYDQLLAKFPEEMRTVERKYAVSFAEAKDYALTAVKAALIKKLEAKEIISS; encoded by the coding sequence ATGAATCTGTACAACCTCATTATTCAAGATAAAGAACAAGTAACCCTTAACGAAGTATTTCTCGACACGAATAACAGAGATCAGCTTGTACAGCTTATCAAGGAACATACTTATATTAAAGAGCTGCAGGAATACGGTCTTCCGGTTAATAATAAGATTTTACTTCAGGGAAGTTCAGGCTGCGGAAAAACAATGACAGCAAAGGCTATTGCCAACGCTTTAGGAAAAAATATAATAATCCTGAATCTGAGCAATATTGTTTCATCCCGCATCGGAGAAACGTCTCAGAATATTAAAATGATCTTTGATAAAGCGGGGCGTGAAAGATCTGTACTTTTTCTGGATGAGCTGGATCAGATAGGAAAAGCGAGAGGCAGCGATGATAAGGATGTGGGTGAAATGAGAAGATTAGTTAATACTTTAATTCAATTGATTGATTATTACCCTGAAAATTCACTTTTATTGTGTGCTACCAATCATCCTGAGATTATTGACACGGCTTTATTGAGACGCTTCCAGCTGAAAATCAATTACGAAATGCCTTCTGATGAAATTCTGGATACCTACTATGATCAGTTGCTGGCAAAGTTTCCTGAAGAAATGAGAACGGTTGAAAGAAAATATGCTGTTTCTTTTGCCGAAGCTAAAGATTATGCTTTAACAGCCGTGAAGGCGGCTTTAATTAAAAAACTGGAAGCCAAAGAAATCATTTCATCATGA
- a CDS encoding YggS family pyridoxal phosphate-dependent enzyme encodes MKEDILHNLTLIHARIKNACEKSGRKTDDIKLLLATKTVSVERIKIALEHGQTLIAENKVQELKEKYEDLKDIPHENHFIGHLQTNKIKDILKYNVKCIQSLDRLELAEKLHEKLLTEKRTMDVFIQVNTSNEESKFGVDPNKAIELVRKVSNYSTLNIKGLMTIGLFSAETEKVRACFKILKKLQQDIIFENIPNITMTELSMGMSGDLETAIEEGATIVRVGTAVFGARIYPDSYYWNEEKA; translated from the coding sequence ATGAAAGAAGATATCCTCCATAATCTCACTCTGATCCATGCCCGGATAAAAAATGCCTGTGAAAAATCCGGAAGGAAAACCGATGACATTAAGTTGTTATTAGCTACCAAAACGGTTTCAGTAGAGCGCATCAAAATCGCGTTGGAGCATGGCCAGACTTTAATTGCTGAAAACAAAGTTCAGGAGCTAAAAGAGAAATATGAAGACCTAAAGGATATTCCTCATGAAAATCATTTTATTGGACATCTTCAAACCAATAAAATCAAAGATATTCTAAAATATAATGTCAAATGCATACAGTCTCTGGATCGCCTGGAACTGGCTGAAAAACTTCATGAAAAACTTTTAACCGAAAAACGGACAATGGATGTTTTCATTCAGGTGAATACGTCCAATGAAGAGAGTAAATTTGGAGTTGATCCCAATAAAGCCATTGAGCTTGTCAGAAAGGTTTCCAACTACTCTACTCTGAATATAAAAGGATTGATGACAATCGGCTTATTTAGTGCCGAGACGGAGAAAGTAAGAGCATGCTTTAAAATCCTTAAAAAGCTTCAGCAAGACATCATCTTCGAAAATATTCCTAACATAACCATGACAGAACTTTCTATGGGAATGAGCGGAGATCTGGAAACAGCCATTGAAGAAGGTGCTACGATTGTACGAGTGGGGACAGCTGTTTTTGGAGC